One window from the genome of Asterias rubens chromosome 11, eAstRub1.3, whole genome shotgun sequence encodes:
- the LOC117296475 gene encoding lisH domain-containing protein C1711.05-like, which yields MTQFTLPLCLLLVVLLGHEGGATASQEEKGRVFHNEWAVEIEGGERIARDVAEEYGFTFVKKVLCVEQQETLFHVKRDAKAVPHDATGSDYVPPFNDPKFPQQWYLHNQGQNKAQRGVDMNLAPAWKLGLMGKGVVVTIVDDASSSNSEASSSHSEEDKETESPTRAGPSRVGPSRAGSSRAGSSRAGPSRENSASVARPSTSRQLNAKESPTSTRLSAKNIPSKSKNSGKSTTLSKSVAERVKRQTKSSNTRKDDSGEESEDQDENSEEEEEEEEEENEEEEGEETDVEQEKKDEDDEDDEENEEEEEEEIKPLRPKRNGMRRNVATRNSGSNLSNGHMKRYSTRNQPVVSDNEEDENEEEEGSDSEDGSEKNADSSNDSSSATEDVSNSDNSSDEKSRDSDTDNYMSDDARNHRTRSDRSRARSTSKRKSRRSTSSPEAISRRSNQVNTRTRGRFNSSDFELETVVVTSSSRKPKTRNQGKQTVIYRDLDEESENQSYDIEEVSDDAEEDVATTVSSRGRVRWLTQRARLSIMGE from the exons ATGACGCAATTCACACTACCTCTGTGTCTACTTCTCGTGGTCCTCCTTGGACATGAGGGAGGAGCGACAGCATCTCAAGAAGAGAAGGGGCGTGTCTTTCACAATGAGTGGGCGGTGGAGATAGAGGGCGGAGAAAGAATCGCTAGAGACGTAGCAGAGGAATATGGTTTCACGTTTGTTAAAAAG gtGTTATGTGTTGAGCAGCAAGAAACTCTGTTTCACGTGAAGCGTGATGCGAAGGCCGTGCCCCACGATGCGACAGGAAGTGATTACGTGCCACCGTTTAACGATCCTAAGTTTCCACAGCAATGGTACCTG CACAACCAAGGCCAGAACAAAGCACAGCGTGGTGTAGACATGAACCTAGCACCAGCCTGGAAGCTAGGCCTTATGGGAAAGGGCGTGGTGGTGACCATCGTGGACGATG CCTCGTCCTCTAACAGCGAAGCCTCGTCATCTCACAGCGAAGAAGACAAGGAGACAGAGAGCCCTACTCGTGCGGGGCCATCCAGGGTGGGGCCATCCAGGGCAGGGTCATCCAGGGCGGGGTCATCTAGGGCGGGGCCATCCAGAGAGAACTCAGCCAGCGTCGCCAGACCTAGTACTTCAAGACAGTTAAATGCCAAAGAAAGTCCAACCAGTACCAGACTAAGTGCCAAGAACATTCCGTCCAAGAGTAAAAACTCAG GGAAATCAACGACACTTTCAAAAAGCGTTGCAGAAAGAGTGAAGAGGCAAACGAAATCCAGCAACACGAGGAAAGATGATTCGGGAGAAGAAAGTGAAGACCAAGACGAGAACAGtgaagaagaggaggaggaggaggaagaagaaaatgaggaggaggagggggaggaaACAGACGTGGAGCAAGAAAAgaaagatgaagatgatgaagatgatgaagaaaatgaagaagaagaagaagaagaaattaaaCCATTAAGACCAAAACGAAACGGGATGAGAAGAAACGTTGCTACAAGAAATTCTG GTTCTAACTTGAGCAACGGTCACATGAAGCGGTACTCCACAAGAAATCAGCCAGTAGTAAGCGACAACGAAGAAGATGAAAATGAGGAGGAAGAGGGTTCGGACAGCGAAGATGGCAGCGAGAAGAACGCCGACTCGAGCAACGATTCGTCCTCAGCCACCGAAGACGTCTCAAACTCAGACAATAGCTCGGACGAGAAGTCGAGGGATAGTGACACGGACAATTACATGTCAGACGATGCGCGTAACCATCGAACGCGGTCTGACCGATCAAGAGCGAGGTCCACATCAAAGCGGAAGAGCAGGAGGAGTACGTCAAGTCCGGAGGCGATAAGTCGACGATCTAACCAAGTAAACACGAGAACTAGAGGACGCTTTAACTCCAGTGATTTTGAACTGGAGACTGTCGTGGTGACGAGCTCGAGCCGCAAGCCTAAGACTCGTAATCAGGGAAAGCAGACTGTGATTTATAGGGACCTGGACGAGGAGAGCGAGAATCAGTCGTACGACATCGAGGAGGTCTCAGACGATGCGGAGGAGGATGTCGCGACGACGGTGTCGAGTCGAGGGAGAGTGCGATGGTTGACTCAACGAGCGAGATTAAGCATTATGGGAGAATAG